From a region of the Pochonia chlamydosporia 170 chromosome Unknown PCv3seq00015, whole genome shotgun sequence genome:
- a CDS encoding PIF1-like helicase domain-containing protein, translating into MSASEFLESSPISIDDVPIDFELPVPPTPASSAESSLTPFSPPPTTLPTPDKYDTRLWGHFPGWVWSERSKDNYSWAWEYGYDIQHDDERRWVCKPCIQKNDPRPKNFVAIGLQNALNHLYKDHGISAPDNKTKSGLQKKAEEKPGSKRPRSIVDIWKLDPLRPREQAIANSMIRGFNRNHFQRLLIEWIVDTNQPFSVVEHERLRDIFEYLNPAVKITNANISDTTVRALINSEFKKHKARVIEALRKSPGLIHVSFDGWRARNRHSLYGIVCFFRDENSKPHKVALGVPEVRRHSGNNIATEVLYTIEAFGIEENIGYFTLDNAENNDTALEAIGKKLGFNGARRRGRCFGHIVNLSAKALLAAIEDVLNGFGEQDIRVTAAHPKGRSLDSSPQAKVRLGPSTSFLQAGRRLVELFTLNRRQSVAFLLICRRLDSIRGHGAAAGQLCEFIGGEGGTGKSRVIEALVELFASAGISNRVLVTATSGTAAAQINGITIHSACGFLKDRVSRVGVSRDIDGANLSNSAERFINGQSRMDWQEKYLLIIDEVSMLGARTLYAVNERLCRLRGCQRDFGGIPIVLFCGDFRQFRPVQERSILLPSTAVTWDEDTSFGPEQRHQHDRAHALWRRFTTVVMLDEQVRAAGDPELQQLLKRIRRGVQNRTDLDLLNSRCYREDRPIPWETGITVVTPLNRNRWNLNMEATLSFQRQHRETMRIFISEHRWKDGQASEEEAILMLNHGDNSAIPVPAIFMFVPGMPIVVNHNTHQGLKLVNGASYTALDVILDKAYPGHRISADTMLHFGPPAGILLAAKTTQEFHFVGMPPGTILLTPMSVSIRAQRNRPWQVRDVARKGLPCAAAFACTDYKVQAKTLERVALELRGTRTTNVNGQMVASQCDPYSLYVQLSRCPSLDGIMLVSKVRERDLVGNTVPEDMTAAEERLEALSKKTMQEAHDLIG; encoded by the exons atgagcgcttcggaattcctagaatcgtccccaatttctatcgatgatgtcccaattgacttcgaactcccagtgcctcccacgcctgcttcttctgccgagagctcattgacgccgttctccccgccgccgacgacattgcccactcctgataagtacgatacgcgtctttggggacattttccgggttgggtatggtcagaaagaagcaaagacaactactcatgggcttgggaatatggatacgacatacaacatgacgacgagcgcagatgggtctgcaagccgtgtattcagaagaacgaccccagacctaagaatttcgttgctattggccttcagaatgcgctgaatcacttatacaaggatcacggaatatctgcaccagataacaagacaaagtccggcttgcaaaagaaagccgaggagaagccagggagcaagaggccaagatcgattgtggatatatggaagctcgaccctttaagacctcgagaacaggcgattgccaactctatgatacgcggatttaatcgaaatcactttcaacgtctcctgatcgagtggatagtcgacacgaatcagccctttagtgttgttgaacatgagagactccgggatatcttcgaataccttaaccctgcagtcaagatcacgaacgccaacatctctgataccacagttcgcgcgctcatcaactccgaatttaaaaagcacaaggcgcgcgtcattgaagccctgcgaaagagccccggcttaatacacgtcagctttgacggatggagggcgcggaatcgacactcgttatacggtatcgtgtgcttcttcagggacgagaatagcaagccccacaaggtcgctctgggggtccccgaagtccgcagacattcggggaacaacattgcaacagaagtcctttataccatcgaggcttttggcatcgaggagaatattgggtattttacccttgacaatgccgagaacaacgacacagcacttgaggctattggcaaaaagctcggcttcaatggcgctcgaaggcgaggccgctgcttcggccatatagtcaatctgtctgcgaaggcactact CGCAGCCATTGAGGACGTGCTGAACGGATTTGGGGAGCAAGATATCCGCGTGACAGCTGCCCACCCCAAGGGCAGGAGTCTTGATAGCAGCCCCCAGGCGAAGGTCCGGTTGGGGCCGTCAACATCCTTCCTCCAGGCAGGAAGGAGGCTGGTAGAGCTGTTCACCTTGAATAGAAGGCAATCAGTCGCCTTTCTTCTGATATGCCGACGGCTTGATTCGATACGAGGTCACGGGGCTGCCGCTGGTCAGCTCTGCGAGTTCATCGGCGGGGAGGGCGGTACCGGGAAATCACGAGTCATCGAGGCACTGGTCGAGCTATTTGCGAGTGCGGGCATCTCGAATCGTGTGCTCGTAACGGCGACGTCAGGGACAGCAGCAGCGCagatcaacggcatcacaatccaCTCAGCCTGTGGCTTTTTAAAGGACCGCGTATCGCGCGTTGGCGTATCCAGAGATATCGACGGGGCCAATTTATCGAATTCGGCAGAGCGATTTATCAACGGCCAGTCCCGAATggactggcaagagaagTATCTactcatcattgacgaggtcAGCATGCTAGGAGCGCGGACGCTGTATGCGGTGAATGAGCGGCTCTGCAGGCTCCGCGGCTGCCAGCGGGATTTTGGCGGGATTCCCATCGTTCTGTTCTGCGGGGATTTCCGCCAGTTCCGGCCTGTGCAGGAGAGATCGATCCTCCTTCCAAGCACGGCCGTGACATGGGATGAGGACACTTCGTTCGGCCCagaacaaagacaccagcatGATAGGGCCCACgcgttgtggaggaggttcaCGACGGTCGTTATGCTGGACGAACAAGTGCGCGCTGCTGGGGACCCAGAGCTGCAACAATTGCTGAAACGGATCCGACGGGGTGTGCAGAACCGCACAGATTTAGACCTCCTTAACTCTAGGTGCTACCGGGAGGATAGGCCGATTCCGTGGGAAACGGGCATTACCGTCGTGACACCGCTGAACAGGAATCGGTggaacttgaacatggaggccACTCTGTCGTTCCAGAGACAACATCGTGAGACGATGCGAATTTTCATATCCGAACACAGGTGGAAAGACGGCCAGGCgagcgaggaagaagccatcttgatgctcaACCACGGAGACAACAGCGCGATACCGGTGCCGGCGATCTTCATGTTCGTGCCCGGGATgcccatcgtcgtcaaccacaacacgcACCAGGGCCTGAAGCTGGTTAATGGAGCCAGCTACACCGCCTTGGACgtcatcctcgacaaggcgTACCCGGGCCACCGGATCTCGGCCGATACGATGCTCCACTTCGGGCCGCCGGCGGGGATTCTGCTAGCGGCGAAGACAACCCAAGAGTTCCACTTTGTCGGGATGCCGCCGGGCACAATCCTTCTGACGCCGATGAGCGTCAGCATACGAGCCCAGAGaaatcggccatggcaagtgagAGACGTGGCCCGAAAGGGCTTGCCGTGTGCAGCGGCCTTTGCGTGCACAGACTACAAGGTACAGGCAAAAACGCTAGAGCGAGTGGCACTAGAGCTGCGcgggacgaggacgacgaatgTGAACGGTCAGATGGTTGCGTCACAGTGCGATCCATACAGCCTATACGTGCAGCTATCGCGTTGCCCGTCATTAGATGGTATCATGCTTGTGTCAAAGGTGCGGGAGAGAgacctggttggcaacaCGGTGCCCGAGGACATGACTGCCGCGGAGGAGAGGCTGGAAGcgctgagcaagaagaccatgCAGGAGGCTCACGACCTGAtcggatga